A genomic segment from Bos taurus isolate L1 Dominette 01449 registration number 42190680 breed Hereford chromosome 1, ARS-UCD2.0, whole genome shotgun sequence encodes:
- the NAA50 gene encoding N-alpha-acetyltransferase 50, whose amino-acid sequence MKGSRIELGDVTPHNIKQLKRLNQVIFPVSYNDKFYKDVLEVGELAKLAYFNDIAVGAVCCRVDHSQNQKRLYIMTLGCLAPYRRLGIGTKMLNHVLNICEKDGTFDNIYLHVQISNESAIDFYRKFGFEIIETKKNYYKRIEPADAHVLQKNLKVPSGQNADVQKTDN is encoded by the exons TAGCCGGATCGAGCTGGGAGATGTGACACCACACAATATTAAACAGCTGAAGAGATTAAACCAGGTCATCTTTCCAGTCAGCTACAATGACAAGTTCTACAAGGATGTGTTGGAGGTTGGCGAACtagcaaaacttg CCTACTTCAATGATATCGCAGTGGGTGCAGTGTGCTGTAGGGTGGATCATTCACAGAATCAGAAGCGACTTTACATCATGACACTAGGCTGTCTGGCACCATACCGAAGGCTAGGAATTG GAACTAAAATGTTAAATCATGTCTTAAACATCTGTGAAAAAGATGGCACTTTTGACAACATCTATCT GCATGTCCAGATCAGCAATGAGTCTGCAATTGACTTCTACAGAAAGTTTGGCTTTGAGATTATTGAGACAAAGAAGAACTACTATAAGAGGATAGAGCCCGCAGATGCTCACGTGTTGCAGAAAAACCTCAAGGTCCCTTCTGGCCAGAACGCAGATGTGCAAAAGACAGACAACTGA
- the NAA50 gene encoding N-alpha-acetyltransferase 50 isoform X1: MKGRIELGDVTPHNIKQLKRLNQVIFPVSYNDKFYKDVLEVGELAKLAYFNDIAVGAVCCRVDHSQNQKRLYIMTLGCLAPYRRLGIGTKMLNHVLNICEKDGTFDNIYLHVQISNESAIDFYRKFGFEIIETKKNYYKRIEPADAHVLQKNLKVPSGQNADVQKTDN, translated from the exons CCGGATCGAGCTGGGAGATGTGACACCACACAATATTAAACAGCTGAAGAGATTAAACCAGGTCATCTTTCCAGTCAGCTACAATGACAAGTTCTACAAGGATGTGTTGGAGGTTGGCGAACtagcaaaacttg CCTACTTCAATGATATCGCAGTGGGTGCAGTGTGCTGTAGGGTGGATCATTCACAGAATCAGAAGCGACTTTACATCATGACACTAGGCTGTCTGGCACCATACCGAAGGCTAGGAATTG GAACTAAAATGTTAAATCATGTCTTAAACATCTGTGAAAAAGATGGCACTTTTGACAACATCTATCT GCATGTCCAGATCAGCAATGAGTCTGCAATTGACTTCTACAGAAAGTTTGGCTTTGAGATTATTGAGACAAAGAAGAACTACTATAAGAGGATAGAGCCCGCAGATGCTCACGTGTTGCAGAAAAACCTCAAGGTCCCTTCTGGCCAGAACGCAGATGTGCAAAAGACAGACAACTGA